Proteins from a genomic interval of Lycium ferocissimum isolate CSIRO_LF1 chromosome 2, AGI_CSIRO_Lferr_CH_V1, whole genome shotgun sequence:
- the LOC132033187 gene encoding peptidyl-prolyl cis-trans isomerase FKBP43-like isoform X1 has product MSLSRGKNDSMEKKRNGKYLRVTHSLDDKRGGSKESEGKPSSKKKMIYTETPSLELEKNYLKRGRTPSVPYEEELFYLSDKIWGDVNQDHENNQQFTRQSSNSCSFRPYNSLDPQPSDKFFVGEVGLALTAITRNQSNPVQVALEQFKLLSQSLNTRKNYGNQILEAWITPKKEELYELEEQKIAMSYLDTKIKHGRLVSDACNASHSFGNEFSQGKQGSCNIATDCGLNKDRPKAMNVETIGCRKPITGKASNTSPHSQERKKKKKRKIKNQENHCDSCIPSHAFASSKEINESATSLPDGMTVEVLVKGKPDGKVASPGKQVKIYFTLKVKDAEDFVASIIGGAPYILNLGYEKTCKGLSIGIEGMHVGEKRRLTIPPSWGLTQLPDSWIQYDVELVDICE; this is encoded by the exons ATGTCATTGTCAAGGGGAAAAAATGATTCcatggaaaagaaaaggaacgGAAAATATCTAAGGGTGACGCATTCACTGGATGATAAACGTGGTGGTTCAAAGGAATCCGAGGGGAAGCCATcaagtaagaaaaaaatgatatatactGAGACACCATCACTGGAGCTTGAaaagaattatttaaagagGGGGAGGACTCCGAGCGTCCCATACGAGGAAGAGCTATTCTACTTAAGTGACAAAATTTGGGGTGATGTTAACCAGGATCATGAGAATAACCAACAATTTACTCGCCAGAGTAGTAATTCTTGTTCCTTTAGGCCTTACAACAGTTTGGATCCGCAACCATCGGATAAATTTTTTGTGGGAGAAGTAGGGCTAGCCTTAACAGCTATCACTAGGAATCAGTCTAATCCAGTGCAAGTAGCTCTTGAACAATTTAAATTACTTTCTCAAAGTTTGAATACTAGGAAGAATTATGGCAACCAAATACTGGAGGCATGGATAACCCCAAAAAAG GAGGAGCTTTATGAACTAGAGGAACAAAAGATAGCAATGAGCTATTTGGACACGAAGATAAAACATGGACGATTGGTTTCAGATGCCTGTAATGCTAGCCATAGTTTTG GAAATGAGTTTTCCCAAGGAAAACAGGGTTCGTGTAATATAGCAACTGATTGTGGACTCAACAAAGATAGACCAAAGGCTATGAACGTGGAAACAATTGGATGTCGGAAACCAATCACTGGAAA AGCTTCAAACACAAGCCCCCATtctcaagagagaaagaaaaagaagaaaaggaagattaaaaaccaagaaaatcatTGTGACTCATGTATACCATCTCACGCTTTTGCTAGTTCTAAGGAGATCAATGAGAGTGCCACTTCATTACCGGATGGAATGACCGTTGAGGTGCTGGTGAAGGGAAAACCAGACGGAAAAGTAGCTTCTCCGGGAAAGCAG GTCAAAATTTATTTCACCCTCAAAGTAAAAGATGCTGAAGACTTTGTTGCCTCAATCATTGGTGGAGCTCCCTATATACTAAATCTag GTTACGAAAAAACGTGCAAGGGATTGAGCATTGGCATTGAAG GTATGCATGTTGGTGAAAAGAGAAGACTCACTATTCCACCATCTTGGGG CCTTACACAACTGCCAGACTCATGGATCCAGTATGATGTTGAATTGGTTGATATATGTGAATGA
- the LOC132033187 gene encoding FK506-binding protein 4-like isoform X2, which translates to MSLSRGKNDSMEKKRNGKYLRVTHSLDDKRGGSKESEGKPSSKKKMIYTETPSLELEKNYLKRGRTPSVPYEEELFYLSDKIWGDVNQDHENNQQFTRQSSNSCSFRPYNSLDPQPSDKFFVGEVGLALTAITRNQSNPVQVALEQFKLLSQSLNTRKNYGNQILEAWITPKKELYELEEQKIAMSYLDTKIKHGRLVSDACNASHSFGNEFSQGKQGSCNIATDCGLNKDRPKAMNVETIGCRKPITGKASNTSPHSQERKKKKKRKIKNQENHCDSCIPSHAFASSKEINESATSLPDGMTVEVLVKGKPDGKVASPGKQVKIYFTLKVKDAEDFVASIIGGAPYILNLGYEKTCKGLSIGIEGMHVGEKRRLTIPPSWGLTQLPDSWIQYDVELVDICE; encoded by the exons ATGTCATTGTCAAGGGGAAAAAATGATTCcatggaaaagaaaaggaacgGAAAATATCTAAGGGTGACGCATTCACTGGATGATAAACGTGGTGGTTCAAAGGAATCCGAGGGGAAGCCATcaagtaagaaaaaaatgatatatactGAGACACCATCACTGGAGCTTGAaaagaattatttaaagagGGGGAGGACTCCGAGCGTCCCATACGAGGAAGAGCTATTCTACTTAAGTGACAAAATTTGGGGTGATGTTAACCAGGATCATGAGAATAACCAACAATTTACTCGCCAGAGTAGTAATTCTTGTTCCTTTAGGCCTTACAACAGTTTGGATCCGCAACCATCGGATAAATTTTTTGTGGGAGAAGTAGGGCTAGCCTTAACAGCTATCACTAGGAATCAGTCTAATCCAGTGCAAGTAGCTCTTGAACAATTTAAATTACTTTCTCAAAGTTTGAATACTAGGAAGAATTATGGCAACCAAATACTGGAGGCATGGATAACCCCAAAAAAG GAGCTTTATGAACTAGAGGAACAAAAGATAGCAATGAGCTATTTGGACACGAAGATAAAACATGGACGATTGGTTTCAGATGCCTGTAATGCTAGCCATAGTTTTG GAAATGAGTTTTCCCAAGGAAAACAGGGTTCGTGTAATATAGCAACTGATTGTGGACTCAACAAAGATAGACCAAAGGCTATGAACGTGGAAACAATTGGATGTCGGAAACCAATCACTGGAAA AGCTTCAAACACAAGCCCCCATtctcaagagagaaagaaaaagaagaaaaggaagattaaaaaccaagaaaatcatTGTGACTCATGTATACCATCTCACGCTTTTGCTAGTTCTAAGGAGATCAATGAGAGTGCCACTTCATTACCGGATGGAATGACCGTTGAGGTGCTGGTGAAGGGAAAACCAGACGGAAAAGTAGCTTCTCCGGGAAAGCAG GTCAAAATTTATTTCACCCTCAAAGTAAAAGATGCTGAAGACTTTGTTGCCTCAATCATTGGTGGAGCTCCCTATATACTAAATCTag GTTACGAAAAAACGTGCAAGGGATTGAGCATTGGCATTGAAG GTATGCATGTTGGTGAAAAGAGAAGACTCACTATTCCACCATCTTGGGG CCTTACACAACTGCCAGACTCATGGATCCAGTATGATGTTGAATTGGTTGATATATGTGAATGA